The Rhodococcus sp. B50 DNA window TCGTCGCGGTCGCGAACGGCACGCTCGTGCACAAGACCACGAAATCCAGCCGCACCACCTGGGTCTACGAGCAACCCGAGCCGATGGCGACCTATCTCGCGACCGTGCAGACCGGCCACTACGAGGTGCGCGAGCTCGCGTCGGATCCGGTTCCGCAGTATGCGATCCATCCGCCTCGCTTGCGCGCGTCGTTCGACCGTGATTTCGCTCGCCAGACCGAGATGCTCGAGATCTTCACGCGCTTGTTCGGTCCGTATCCGTTCGCGCACTACACCGCCCTGGTGACCGACGACGACCTCGAGATCCCCATCGAGGCACAGGGATTGTCGGTCTTCGGCGCGAACTTCTGCGACGGCACCGGCCGCGAGGAACGGCTCGTCGCACACGAATTGGCGCATCAGTGGTTCGGCAACAGCCTCACGCTGAACCGCTGGTGCGACATCTGGCTCCACGAGGGATTCGCGTGCTACGCCGAGTGGTTGTGGTCGGAGAACTCGGGAGGCAGGTCGGCGCACGCGCACGCGCTCGACGCCCACCGGGGTCTGGCCCGGAAGCCGCAGGACATCCTGCTCGAGGATCCGGGCCCGAAGGACATGTTCGACGACCGCATCTACAAGCGCGGAGCCCTCACCCTGCATGCCCTACGGGTGCACCTCGGCGACGAGTCCTTCTTCGACCTCCTGCGGACGTGGACCGCGGAGCACCGGCACGGCAACGTGACGACGGCGCAGTTCAAGGACCTCGCCGCGCGTTTTTCGGAGACCTCGCTCCGGCCGCTGTGGGAGGCATGGTCGAGCACGAGAGAGCTTCCCCCCGCCCCGACCGCCTGACGCGACGCCGGCTCAGGGCAGGTCCACCTGCGACGCAAGCCACCGGCCGTCGACGAGTTCCATCGTCATGACGACACGGCTGCGGTCGAGCCGCGGTTCGGGGACGAGAGTGTTCGTGACGCTCTGGTCGACGAACAACAGGACCTCGACCTTCGTCGTGGTCGCGGACTTGATGCCCGACTCCACGACGACGCCCTCCGCACGCGCTTGGTTGTCGATCAGCACCTGTTCGAGCTGTGCGCTCGACTCCGCGTACATCTTCTCGAATTCGCCGGTGGCTCCGTCGAGTACCGCTGCGAAGTCGGCGTCGAGGTCCGCCGAGTCCACGGACGTCAAC harbors:
- a CDS encoding M1 family metallopeptidase, with the translated sequence MDHTERLVSAVKPIKAAKPVAPVAADRPLDPYLPESGNRGYRVSRYELELTYKVVSNRLDGRAKIIATTTDVRAKYALDLAQSMRVAKVTVNGRRPAKFVHRDGKLTVTPAEELPAGAVLTFGVQYSGTPTPLRTMWGEVGWEELDEGSLVASQPNGAPTWFPCDDHPGSKATYRISVTTDAPFVAVANGTLVHKTTKSSRTTWVYEQPEPMATYLATVQTGHYEVRELASDPVPQYAIHPPRLRASFDRDFARQTEMLEIFTRLFGPYPFAHYTALVTDDDLEIPIEAQGLSVFGANFCDGTGREERLVAHELAHQWFGNSLTLNRWCDIWLHEGFACYAEWLWSENSGGRSAHAHALDAHRGLARKPQDILLEDPGPKDMFDDRIYKRGALTLHALRVHLGDESFFDLLRTWTAEHRHGNVTTAQFKDLAARFSETSLRPLWEAWSSTRELPPAPTA